CTGGAGAAACTTGTCGAGGCCCTGGAGATCGACCACCAGGATGTTCGGCGGATGGCCGCCGAGGACTACCGTGACTGGCTGGCCTGGGCCAATGAGCCGGTTCGGCCCTACCTCGTGCTCAGATACATGGCCTGCGTGTATCAGCGGATCGAGTTACCCGATGACCTCCTCGAACCCGAAGCGGCCGAGGCGTACGCCAGCCAGGTCGCCAAAATGAAGCGACTGATGGTTTGCTTGGTCCTGT
This region of Tautonia marina genomic DNA includes:
- a CDS encoding helix-turn-helix domain-containing protein — protein: MSHVGNLFKQRRVERNLTFGQLARMVGYENLSRGSNRIQAFERGGKVAPDLLEKLVEALEIDHQDVRRMAAEDYRDWLAWANEPVRPYLVLRYMACVYQRIELPDDLLEPEAAEAYASQVAKMKRLMVCLVL